The Balaenoptera acutorostrata chromosome 2, mBalAcu1.1, whole genome shotgun sequence genomic sequence tagaagaaaaaaagaaaacaacagaagaaatattttaagcagtgatggctgagaattttccaaagttaatcACAGATACCAAccgcagatccaggaagctcagaagacATCAAGTAGAATATTGCCAAATATCTACACCTATTATTATGCATACTATATTCAAACTGCggaaaaaacaaggagaaaatcttggaggaacacagagggggaaaaaataccttatgcataaagaaacaaggaaagaattatgtcagactttccttcagaaaccatgtaagcaaaagaagagtggagtgaaagatttcaggtgttgaaagaaaaaaattaccaacccagaattctgtacccagtgaaattatccttcaaaagtgaaagagactaaagagaattaaaaaacaagctaaagactgagaaaaaatatttgcaaaacacatatctgataaagaacttgtttccaaaatattcatggaactcttaaaactcaacaacaagaaaacaaagaacccccccccaaaaaaaagaagaagaaaacaaagaacccaatttaaaaataagcaaaaaataagaacagacacatcaccaaggaagacaaataaatggcaaataagcacaggaaaaaaatgcacaacatcataagtcattagggaactgcaaattaaaacaatgaaataccctATACACctattaaaagaactaaaatgcaaaagactaacaataataaatgctggcaaagatgtggagcaacaagaactctcactGACTGCTAGTAGGAATGAAAAACGATAGAGCCATttttgaagacagtttggaaatttttacaaagctaaagacactcttaccatacaatccagcaattatcctctttaatatttacccaaatgagttgaaaacttacgtccacacagaaacctgcacatgaatgtttatagcagcttcactcacaactgtcaaaaactggaaacaatcaaaatgttccacgataggtgaatgaaaaaacaaattgtggcacctacataccatgtaatattatgtagtgataaaaagaaatgagcttcaaTCCTCCCAGTCATTtgggaaaaagaggagaggatgaagagatggaacacaggggatttttagagtGAAACCATTCTGTATGATCTAGAATCGTGGGTACGTAACATCATGCATTTGTGAAAACGCATAAAATCATACAACCTAAAGAGTGAGCCCTAAAGTaaactattaactatagttaatgataatcaatcagggacttctctggtggtccagtgataaagaatctgccttccaatgcagggatgcgggttcgatccctggtcagggaactacgatcccacatgccgagggtcaactaagcccgggtgccacaactaccgagctcacgtgcctcaacaagagagccagcgtgccacaaaatatagagcccacgcaccctgaagcccatgcgccgcaactagagagagaacacccacgtgccacaacttgagaaaagcccacgcaccacaacgaaagatcccacatgcctcaacgacccggtgcagccaaataaataaataaataaataaataaacattgatcaatactggttcatcaactgtaataaatgtagcacactgATGTAAAACTGTGTGGGAGGAGGAGTATATGGGCACTCTCTTTACTACCTGCTCAAttcttctataaacctaaaactgccctaaaaaacaatctattaattgttttaaataattattattataaaccagTAAGAATGGTATTACctcattctgtaaagaaaaaatgtatgtatgtctacctacacaaagagaaaaagtttaGCTGAGTGTGGTAGAATTATGggtcacattttgtttgtttgtgctttcctaaattttctataatgaacataaactacacattatgcttttttaaattgtaaggaaatttttttagctactcaaaaaattaaatacttttacaaAGCTCACGCCACACAGGTATGTGTggaacagcattaaaaaaaaactaaactacttACCATCAGGCAAAATGTTCTGGGTCAACCGTGATCCAGCAGTAGGGGCAATAGTGTTACAATGAATGTTGCTTTTCTCGCCTTCAACTGCAAGACAATTTGAAAGGCCCAGAAGACCCAGCTTTGAAGCACAATAATTTGCCTGGCCAAAGTTGCCATATATTCCTGAAGCCGATGAAGTCATGATGatcctaaaaggaaaatcaatctcTCAACAtcaacttttctatattttgataatgttgcaactctaagcattttttttttcattactattataccTGTCAAAAGCAACTCTGTATACTGCCATTAGGTTCTTAAAGTCATGATTCATAtatctaaattaatataaataataaaagtaatctctcaaaattcaactgtgagattttattgttttagaaagaatccctggtcaggatcaaatgaattcaagtgtaagaatgtatattcattatgtactgaaaacaataagtatttataaacataaaataaactgccaatttacaagttaaaattttagtaagaaatatTAGATCATGAAGTTCTAATTCTTTAGTCCTCAGAACTttgctcctttccctttctggatAATATTAAATGCCTCATATTAAATAATACCATCTCATAATCTGACCTAATCTCACTTACTCTACTTAGTAGAACAAGTAAATCCTATCATTGACTTTCAGAAACTGCTAGTATCAAGATATACTAGAACTCTCCAATAAGAACAGATATCACACGCAATTTACTTCTAGTAGATGTGTGTGAACCCTGAGTTAACAGGAATAACTTTTATGTTAGAGAGCATGGGGCCACTTACTAGGTCTGCCACGTCTGAGTCACACAGACGCAACTATAAGAGTCTTACCGTTCCTAGTTTACAAAGACTAACTCATGTCTGACCAGTGTCAGCCAGTAGAAAACAGCCACTCATCTCTCCCCAGTTGGTCACTGGgcacaaaaaatgatattttggttaGAGAATAAAGTACTGCTGAATCCTCAATGTTTGTACTGCTAAAATATCAGAGAATAGCAGGAGaatcattaataatgaaaagtagGAGGTGAAAAGAAATACTAAGTTGTCCACCTCGCTAATCTATGACTGACACCAATGTAACGGGGAGGcatcttccaaaactacgtttaaAAAGCCTGTGCATATCTGAAGGTGTATTTTTCAACGTCAAAGCAATTCTTTTCCTCTGGACATAAGAACCCACACACGGCATCTCCAAACCCCCTTGACAGCCACATACAACTCTACcttccaaatttctgtttcttcatgtgatCCCACGCTGCCCGGGTCACCAGGAATGAGCCCCGCAAATGAACTCTCTGGATGATATCTAAAACaagacatttttatcatgaatattgTCAAATTTAGACAGACCTATCTCAGAATCAACATAAGCAAAGACTTACttatacaaagatgttcattttatACCTAGCATTCAAAATCAGCTATTGTCACATTGCACTCTGAGTaatcatttttgctttagttcCAGTTACATAACCAATCAATAATTCATACCTATTTTGCCTATAATTTATGATTAGATTATTATCTAATATATCTAACTTTATCACAAATATAATGCCACCTAAATACGATGCCTATGCATATCTAAGTGCAatgccatctttaatttttgcctattttatataaaaattcataatacaAATAACCAAGAATTTTACATACATAATTGGGACTCAAAACAAACGTTAGTTAAAGCATAATCAAAAACCACTCAGTTCTTcatcaagaaatgtttataaaatgttcagtatatccctaaatccctatttttaacaggatttgcaaatgagttagagagagctgggggtcgGGGCGTGGAGGtgtaggaaagagggggagggaaagagggaaaaagagagacagagaagcctgCTTTCTGAAATGTCAATCTAATGAACAGACAACTTGGAGGATGATGCAGATAAACAAACAATTCCAGATTTAATCTTACTCTGATGAAACCAGAAGAGGACACACTCCAGCCCCATCAGAGCTCAAAGCAAAGCACCCACTTAAGTCCCCTCTGCCAACAAATTCTatctttctcagctcctttttttctccagttattaCAAGGGAATTGGAAGCTAAAAGCCGTCTTTGCTTAATTCTAAGTCAGAAAGATATCTTCCTTCTTCCAAAAGAACTTCTGGCAATATTTCCCAGAAACACACTCTATAAACAATGATGTAATTCATCTCAGTTACCATGCCTGCCACCGTCGCAGCCACCAATGCTTGTTTTAGTTCTGATAGCCAATGAAAGTAAGGGCAAAAAAGAgcaaacaggataaaaaaattttataactgtgaCTGTTCATCATCTAAACTCAATCTTTCCAACATGACATTCCTAATGGAAAATTTTCCTACTTATTAgaagtttcaaaattatatctAGGTTTTTCCCACCCAGTTCTCAGATCTCCATCGTTTTTAGTGCCTCAGACTCTCTTCCACAGCCTACTCTTGCTCTTGAAATAAGAATCACACAGCCAGACAAGCATGCAAAAGGCTGTTAGAAACAACTAATACTGCAAGAAAACGCTGACAATctctcaaagagaaaaagggaaacgaaCGAAGTcacaaaagccttttcttccaactgttcattttcagttgtaaagCTTACTCATCATCAGTTATATTAGCAGAAGCAAAAATAGGTAGAAGCAAGTTTTTCCTTAAGTGTGGAAATGTATCAAATATTAGAAGGCTAAATGGATAAGTATGTTCCAGAGAacgtatatttaaaataacttacccCAGTCTTCATCACTTATTCTACCAAAGGAACGGTCcctcaaaattctaaaaaactgatattatatatgttgagaagagaaagtcaacacttaaaaaaagtttgcatgtacattactttattggaaatttaaaaagaaatactcaccCAGCATTTTTGATCACAACatctacaatataaaaatattcaagtcacaaatataaaagcaagcatattaatttgcctttgcttacaacacatttctttcaaaagcgttccctgcctcccccctgcccatGGAAAAGTAGATATAATAGGTAACAAGTGCTAGCAGAACACAATTTTAtacctatagtaaaaaaaaatcggATTCACAAAAGCACAATAAGTACCCCATTATAGCAGTTCTTTCCTCTCAAGTCTGCATACCTAAATGTTTCCACCTCTACCTCCTGCCAAATTTCTGTGAGCTTATTTACAGAATTAGCAGTCACACAACTCTTAGGTTCTTAGAATTCAGTGGTAATCGTAAACCATCCCTCAATTAACTTCAAAATTCATAGggaaagttaaaagtttaaaagatttttccttgCCACTCAAAAGTCAAAAGCCCAGAAAGGAAACCATTAGAGTGAGAAACTGATGGCCTGTCTTCATACATAATTGCATTCTCACTATAAAATAGAAGGGATTGTTTCTTAAGGTTCAACCACCATCTTGTGGCTATTTTCACCTTATGACTTCAGAACTTTGTGGTCTCTATCCCTGTGTCAGACACTATGTGAACATGTCTCTCACAAGCTCAACCAAATAtagctagaaaaatatatatgctagaccaaaaaaagggggggggggaaacacattcaaactacaaaaattaacatttttcagattataaacaCGTTGGGCTTATCTGCAGTAGTTTCCCTCTAGTAATTCAATAACCTTTTACTAACAATGTATGGGACTAAGtcaggaaaattaaacaatatatttgaaatgcttgaaatgcttcttaaaagtgaagatttttattttatataattcatcttaattaatttgcaagatactgaatcattttcatctgaatcattataattatctaaaatattccaCTGGCTCCTCTATTGccaaaatactgatttattttttattttctaaatatatttggggtatgattaaattattataaaaaggaaacttagagaatacttacaagtttttttaaaggctcttaaagtacaaaaaaatataaaacaaactcaacacatacatgcataaaaaCTGTCACCTCAAGCCCTTTGTGGAATAAGATTAgggtatgtaaaaaaattaaaatttaaaacaaatctaaaaatttgattaccaaaaaagagtttttaataaacaaaagtgaaataaaaaatatttcattagaaagGTAGAAGCTGCTCTGTTAGTAccataaatgcaaagaaacattACCTATTCTTCCAAAAGCATCCAGTGCTGTCTTCACAACCTTCTCTCCTGCGTCCACTGAAtctgagggaaagggaaattagGACAAAACTTCAGTAATATCCCTTACAAAGGACTTCTAAATTCTGTGGCTCAGAGCACATGACAGatactattcattcaacagaactcATTTCCAAGGAAAATGCATTTATATTGCAGGCACGtaacaaactaaaatataaatgatacatGTTACAAAAGAAATTTAGTCCCTAAGGCAATCCtttaacctaccaaaaaaaaaaaaaagagagagggggtaaATGAGAAGTATTTGACAAATAATATCCAAGACACCAtggtccaacagaactttctgtgaggatggaaatgctctatttctgcactaacatggtaaccacaaaccacatGTGGCTCCTGAAGTGTGGCTAGTACGACAAAtggaataatctattttatttcatttctgttgaattttaaatagccacataagcACTTCCCCTTAAGGATGCAAATGAGACtttcagagggagggaaggagaagcgtgtttaatttgaaaaagcaTGTTCAATTCTGTATCactacatttggaaaacaaacctactgtttttgtaatactaactacaaaaagaaaagctcAATGAAATATTACGGATTTGTGATTTTCTGCTAATCAGCCCAGGAGAAGGGCTCATATCCCCAGAGCTGTGTGTCAAATGGTCAGCTGTCAACTCAACATCACCATTGCCTCTTTCTACTTCCTCTGCAATCACAGCGGGAGCCAGGTCCCTTCCCTGGGACCCATAAGCTCCTGAGTTAGATCTGCCAAAAGGAGATACTCGCTTAAAGGGAGGAAAAGTAGGAAGAGACTGTAAACGCAGGCAATCTTGTGAGCAGGCGGCAGATGTGAGACTGACAGCACATCCAGGTGAGCTCTTGAAAACCACCTGCCACAAGCTGCGATGGTCATCGACAGTTTCCCTGACATGCACCTGCCCAGACCTTCCAATGGTAAGTCTCTAATTCTTTGTATAAAACCCTTCACACTTGGAAAACCGAGAggggcttctgttttcttgactgaATCCTGATTGATACAGGTTGAATATCAAAactgaggggcagggaagagagtctgaaatctttatctttacaaaataggttttaaaaccccagaaatttttttaagttgaaaacatttttctagactctcaatGTGGAAATAAGATACTAAAATGTCTGTCTCATTATTCCCTTGAACTCTCAAAACAAATCATatcctatttcctttcctctaaaatttcagaataaagtcaCTGGCAATCTAATTTTCTCCCTGGTCCATAAAAACAATCTAATTTGCAGAAAAGTCAGTAAGCActagctttttaaagtaaatctactcaagaggattccttacaaatactaTTAGAATCAATACATCAAACATAAAGGTTGTatttgctgtctttatttctaatgCCTAACTTTGACTCTTACGTTTTCATAGAGATAAGAAAGTTGCATACAGCAATGATCACCTGTGCAGAATGTAATATGAAGGCTGGGTGCAGAAAGGGGGCACTTCACTTCTTACACTATATTACTTTaagaaaggttttttaaaagcaattttaaaacgaAGAATTTAATGTTACTCTGTAGAAATACATAAGACCTTTTAGCTAAGGCAGGTCTTTTAAGAAAAGACCATATTCATATTCACATCTACAGTAATGTACTGATTATATCATGcgctcattattaaaaatattaaatagacaactgaataaaagttagactcatgaaataatctacatcaaaagtttaaaaaatacgtcACTAAACATCTTTGGCAGACTTAGGTAAAatctaatttcataattatacTGGAATGCCAAGATATTTGCTCAATACTTATTAACATGAGAAACAGCATCAGtggaggaaatataaaacaagcaGTATAGTTCTCTCAAATATTGTACCATAGTTGGCCACTGCTCTTCcgcctttccttcttatttcttcaacaaCCTTATCAGCAGCTAAGGAGCCTTTACCAACTCCCATGAAGTCCCCTCCTAGATCATTCACtgcaatgcaaaaataaacaaataagaattcagttctagaccttaaaaatatgagttggaaatgaaattatattattagtgTATTTCTTCAGTCAACTTCCTAATTCCCTACTACTATATTCCC encodes the following:
- the LOC130707145 gene encoding peroxisomal multifunctional enzyme type 2-like, which codes for MLCVLFVYFCIAVNDLGGDFMGVGKGSLAADKVVEEIRRKGGRAVANYDSVDAGEKVVKTALDAFGRIDVVIKNAGILRDRSFGRISDEDWDIIQRVHLRGSFLVTRAAWDHMKKQKFGRIIMTSSASGIYGNFGQANYCASKLGLLGLSNCLAVEGEKSNIHCNTIAPTAGSRLTQNILPDDLLEALKPDYVAPLVLWLCHESCEENGGLFEVGAGWIGKLRWERTLGAIVRQRTQPMTPEAVKANWTKICDFDNATKPQRIQGKESQVSSVLVGLTSCSQFMNAREGSAAGLLDVIGMIV